A single window of Chitinivibrio alkaliphilus ACht1 DNA harbors:
- a CDS encoding DUF47 domain-containing protein translates to MFGKKHRSFLTTMTEFVETCQQSHSAFLTAMHEFISAGKTSTFHYHTEELIRLERKADAFVSAIKDTLYKGFLLPDAREDITLLVETFDNTIDIAEDTLRYIISRNLSPLPFLHDTITVLLKAETACFEETCSAFLDIFGKNNSDKLKRKIENIGAIETQCDSSEFTIISHIYEDPNKVPLRFESACLIEKISTIADACEDTAEVLNIMNIKRVL, encoded by the coding sequence ATGTTTGGAAAAAAGCATCGGTCTTTTCTCACCACAATGACCGAGTTTGTAGAGACCTGCCAACAAAGCCACAGCGCCTTTCTCACGGCCATGCATGAATTTATCAGTGCCGGAAAAACCAGTACATTTCACTACCACACAGAAGAACTGATTCGCCTAGAGCGAAAAGCTGACGCCTTTGTTTCAGCAATAAAAGACACCCTCTACAAAGGATTTTTACTTCCCGATGCTCGGGAAGATATTACCCTTCTTGTGGAGACCTTTGACAACACCATTGATATTGCTGAAGACACACTCCGATATATTATCTCCCGAAACCTCTCTCCCCTCCCCTTTCTGCACGATACCATAACGGTGCTTTTGAAAGCGGAAACCGCCTGTTTCGAGGAGACCTGCTCAGCCTTTCTTGATATCTTCGGAAAAAACAATAGCGACAAGCTCAAAAGAAAGATAGAAAATATCGGAGCCATAGAAACACAGTGTGACAGTAGTGAATTTACGATTATCAGCCACATATACGAAGACCCTAATAAGGTACCGCTCCGCTTTGAGTCTGCATGCCTCATAGAAAAAATAAGCACGATTGCCGATGCCTGTGAGGATACGGCTGAAGTATTAAATATAATGAACATTAAACGAGTTCTGTAA
- the ribF gene encoding bifunctional riboflavin kinase/FMN adenylyltransferase, with the protein MQIVEYSEELQIATPSLVSIGNFDGVHVGHRMLLERLVSKARLLRTCSIVLTFEPHTREVVHGERVPRLTLQREKELLLRSFGIDYCITIPFTKNMASLNKEAFMKNVLVKQLSCKGVVMGEDHSFGRKRDDLENNYPIRCEMNDFYTVKLRLYRENDVAASSTSVREYVSSGEIESACDMLGHPYLLCAVRTRGKRLGRELGYPTLNFLPPPSQKLVPPPGVYAAALECHGVLLEGCLYFGDCPTFGNRDVHFEFFSLDELPPRIDQEREVLLWIQKEIRQEQRFDTPEELVAQMEKDVESIRNYFRKEW; encoded by the coding sequence GTGCAAATAGTAGAATATTCAGAAGAGTTACAGATTGCGACACCTTCCCTTGTGAGTATCGGCAACTTTGATGGTGTGCACGTTGGGCATCGAATGTTGCTTGAACGGCTAGTTTCAAAGGCGCGACTCTTACGAACCTGCTCCATTGTTCTTACGTTTGAACCCCATACTCGTGAAGTTGTTCATGGTGAGAGGGTTCCTCGTCTGACTCTGCAGAGGGAAAAGGAATTGCTGTTGCGTTCCTTTGGAATTGATTATTGTATCACCATACCCTTCACAAAAAACATGGCATCTCTTAATAAAGAAGCTTTCATGAAGAATGTCTTGGTGAAGCAGCTCTCCTGCAAAGGTGTTGTCATGGGTGAGGATCATAGCTTCGGGAGAAAAAGGGATGATTTGGAAAATAATTATCCTATTCGGTGTGAAATGAATGATTTTTACACGGTAAAATTGAGGTTATACCGGGAGAATGATGTTGCTGCCAGCTCAACCTCCGTGAGAGAGTATGTCTCTTCGGGAGAGATAGAGTCGGCCTGTGATATGCTCGGACATCCTTATTTGCTCTGTGCTGTGCGAACCCGTGGTAAGCGTCTTGGAAGAGAGTTGGGCTACCCCACTCTGAATTTTCTTCCACCGCCTTCGCAAAAATTAGTTCCACCCCCGGGTGTGTATGCTGCAGCGCTTGAGTGCCATGGGGTTCTGTTGGAAGGGTGTCTCTATTTTGGGGACTGTCCGACCTTCGGTAATCGGGATGTTCATTTTGAGTTTTTCTCCCTTGATGAGTTGCCGCCCCGTATAGATCAGGAACGGGAGGTGCTTCTCTGGATACAGAAAGAAATTCGCCAGGAGCAGCGCTTCGATACTCCTGAGGAGTTGGTGGCTCAGATGGAAAAAGATGTAGAGAGTATACGGAACTATTTCAGGAAGGAATGGTAA
- a CDS encoding DNA topoisomerase IV subunit A — protein sequence MAYLKELFNENFLEYASYVVKERAIPHINDGLKPVQRRIMHSLIEMDDGKYNKVANVVGNSMKYHPHGDAAIYSALVVLANKGLFIDRQGNFGNTLTGDPASAARYIECRPAKLTYETVYNPEITEYELSYDGRNKEPKTYPAKFPIALVQGAEGIAVGMVAKILPHNFAEVLSAMKDALYDRPFTVVPDFYTGGYIDVSKYDEGRGRVLVRAKIEERSAKDVVITEIPYGTTTESLIASIESAVRKDKVKVTRVDDYSTDRAEVHLRVKRGFTAAEVIQSLYAFTDCEKSITSNILFIHENKPRVFTVSEVVVFAAQQLRDVLRKELELERHKLQEKLHRRSLELIFVSERIYKKIENKRKQETIVAAVVEGLLPFKKELYRDITEQDVEYLLSIPIRRISAYDIQKARNAVRSMEERIAEIRRLLSDMVSYAAQWIDTMLQQYGERFSRQTTIVDMDPTSAHEAAVRDRDLKYNGNKGYLGYDLEDTPTRFKVSVYDRILVIDREGTYRVIDAPEKIFIGYRLRYIGLATEENLDAVIFSLLYRHTPSGTLFLKRCKIKKYILDKKYSLLPDDSCELLELRDESEGGFVVRLITTGRMKKTQLVCPFEKYAVKGVGAKGYKITSKEVDSVRYYKEREQENDSLPLFEQE from the coding sequence ATGGCGTATTTAAAAGAGTTGTTTAATGAGAATTTTCTTGAGTATGCTTCGTACGTTGTGAAGGAGCGGGCTATTCCGCATATTAACGACGGTCTCAAGCCGGTTCAGCGAAGAATTATGCACTCTCTCATTGAAATGGATGACGGTAAATATAATAAGGTTGCCAATGTTGTCGGCAACAGTATGAAATACCACCCCCATGGAGATGCGGCGATCTATTCCGCCTTGGTTGTTTTGGCAAATAAGGGGTTGTTTATAGATCGACAGGGAAATTTTGGAAACACCCTCACGGGAGACCCGGCTTCAGCGGCTCGATATATTGAGTGTCGACCGGCGAAATTGACCTATGAAACCGTGTATAATCCGGAAATTACGGAGTATGAACTCTCCTATGATGGACGAAATAAAGAGCCGAAAACCTACCCGGCAAAGTTTCCCATAGCCCTTGTTCAGGGAGCTGAAGGGATCGCCGTGGGGATGGTTGCAAAGATACTTCCCCATAATTTTGCGGAGGTCCTTTCAGCCATGAAAGATGCCCTGTATGATCGTCCCTTTACGGTTGTCCCCGATTTTTATACCGGGGGATACATCGATGTATCAAAATATGATGAGGGACGCGGACGGGTATTGGTTCGGGCAAAAATTGAAGAGAGAAGTGCCAAGGATGTGGTTATTACGGAGATTCCCTACGGCACGACAACGGAAAGCCTTATTGCGTCCATAGAGTCTGCGGTTCGAAAGGATAAGGTAAAGGTCACCCGTGTCGATGATTATAGTACGGATCGGGCAGAGGTGCATCTTCGTGTTAAGCGAGGCTTTACCGCTGCTGAAGTGATTCAGTCTCTCTATGCATTTACCGATTGCGAAAAAAGTATTACGTCAAATATCCTCTTTATTCATGAAAATAAGCCGCGAGTTTTTACTGTATCCGAGGTTGTAGTGTTTGCAGCTCAGCAACTACGTGATGTGTTGCGCAAAGAGCTTGAGCTTGAACGACATAAGTTGCAGGAAAAGCTTCATAGAAGAAGTCTTGAGTTGATTTTTGTCAGTGAGCGTATTTATAAAAAAATTGAAAATAAGCGCAAGCAGGAAACCATTGTTGCTGCTGTGGTTGAAGGGCTTTTGCCCTTTAAAAAAGAGTTGTATCGTGATATTACTGAGCAGGATGTTGAGTATCTTCTTTCCATTCCAATTCGCCGTATTTCCGCCTATGATATACAGAAAGCCCGTAATGCCGTACGTTCCATGGAGGAGCGAATTGCGGAAATACGTCGACTTCTCTCTGATATGGTATCCTATGCAGCGCAGTGGATTGATACGATGCTTCAGCAGTATGGTGAGCGGTTCTCTCGTCAGACTACGATTGTTGATATGGATCCCACCAGTGCTCATGAGGCGGCTGTGCGAGATCGTGATTTGAAGTATAATGGTAATAAGGGCTATTTAGGGTATGATCTTGAAGATACGCCAACACGATTTAAGGTGTCTGTCTATGATCGTATTCTTGTCATAGATCGTGAAGGAACCTATCGTGTCATTGATGCGCCTGAAAAGATTTTTATTGGGTATCGTTTACGCTATATCGGTCTTGCCACAGAAGAGAATCTCGATGCTGTTATTTTTTCTCTTCTGTATCGACATACTCCTTCAGGAACCCTCTTTTTGAAGCGATGCAAAATTAAAAAATATATCCTGGATAAAAAATACTCCTTGCTTCCCGATGATTCCTGTGAGCTTTTGGAGTTACGTGACGAGAGTGAAGGCGGGTTTGTGGTGCGTCTTATTACCACGGGGCGAATGAAGAAAACACAGCTGGTTTGCCCATTTGAGAAGTATGCCGTAAAAGGGGTTGGTGCGAAGGGGTATAAAATTACGTCAAAGGAAGTGGATTCCGTACGGTACTACAAGGAGCGCGAGCAGGAAAACGACTCTTTACCTCTATTTGAACAGGAGTAG
- a CDS encoding citrate synthase has protein sequence MKTRDTAKLTIHGKTTHLPVVNGNENQLGIDISKLYRETGAYTYDSGFSNTAAGFSNITYIDGANGTLRMRGYNLHDLVKHCSFREVAYLMVHGTLPSKNELDLFSKYLTEHSLVHEDMHHFFAGFPSDSHPMAILASMVTSLSSFYPDLNQEDSNFDITAARLISKVRTIAAFSYKKSKGQPIVYPRYDLYYCENFLHMMFGSPVRKYEIDPLHTKILDKLLILHIDHGQNCSTSAVKLIGSARANLYAAISAGICALWGPLHGGANQAVIEMFKCIRKDNNDIQKYINMAKDKSNPFRLMGFGHAVYKNYDPRARLAKELLDELFQKRNITDPLLDTARRLEDAALKDPYFQERKLYPNIDFYSGILYRAIGIPTNMLTVMFALGRLPGWIAQWKEFCDNKGRIYRPRQIYTGPGERPFVPIDQR, from the coding sequence ATGAAAACACGAGACACGGCAAAACTAACAATACACGGAAAAACCACACATCTTCCGGTGGTTAATGGAAATGAAAACCAACTTGGGATTGATATTTCAAAACTGTATCGGGAGACCGGTGCCTATACGTACGATTCTGGTTTTTCCAACACCGCTGCTGGGTTTAGCAATATCACCTATATTGACGGCGCAAACGGTACGCTCCGAATGCGTGGGTACAACCTGCATGACTTGGTAAAACACTGTTCCTTTCGGGAAGTTGCCTACCTTATGGTACACGGAACACTCCCCAGTAAAAACGAGCTTGATCTCTTCAGCAAATACCTCACGGAACACTCCCTTGTCCATGAAGACATGCATCACTTTTTTGCCGGCTTTCCCTCAGATTCTCATCCCATGGCAATTCTCGCCTCCATGGTAACCTCACTCTCCAGTTTTTATCCCGACCTCAATCAAGAAGACTCAAATTTTGATATTACGGCAGCACGCCTCATTTCCAAGGTGAGAACCATTGCCGCTTTTTCATACAAAAAGTCCAAAGGACAGCCCATTGTCTACCCACGATATGACCTCTACTATTGTGAAAACTTTCTACACATGATGTTTGGATCTCCCGTACGCAAGTATGAGATAGACCCGCTCCACACAAAAATTCTTGATAAACTCCTCATACTACATATCGATCATGGACAAAACTGCTCCACAAGCGCAGTCAAACTTATTGGAAGCGCTCGAGCAAATCTCTACGCGGCCATATCTGCTGGAATATGCGCCTTATGGGGGCCTCTCCACGGCGGAGCAAACCAAGCAGTTATCGAGATGTTTAAATGCATCCGAAAAGACAATAATGACATACAAAAATATATCAATATGGCAAAGGACAAGAGCAACCCCTTCCGTCTCATGGGGTTTGGCCATGCCGTGTATAAAAATTATGACCCTCGGGCACGACTTGCCAAAGAGCTTTTAGATGAACTGTTTCAAAAACGAAACATTACAGACCCTCTGCTCGATACGGCACGACGCCTTGAAGATGCCGCCTTAAAGGACCCATATTTTCAAGAACGAAAACTCTATCCAAATATCGATTTTTACTCAGGTATTCTCTACCGTGCCATTGGCATCCCCACGAACATGCTCACGGTAATGTTTGCCTTGGGACGCCTTCCCGGATGGATAGCTCAATGGAAAGAATTTTGCGACAACAAGGGCCGAATATACCGTCCGCGACAAATATACACCGGTCCGGGAGAACGCCCCTTTGTCCCCATAGATCAGAGGTAG
- a CDS encoding inorganic phosphate transporter: MIRLTSSILLGWGLGANDSANIFGTAVASRVVPYTTAIVLSSIFILAGALFQGQAGVETISTFSGQGQNIAFITSLSAAIAVIILTLLKLPISTSQAVVGAILGVQIFGSTFLDLPPVQYGELFTILICWLATPVGGLFFTLLFYHLLHTLFQKIQPDLCTSDLIVRYGLIIAGCYGAYALGANNVANVTGVYTGEDNLLTPFTATLLGGISIAVGVLTYSRHVMMTIGKNIIPLDAFSALVTVLSHGATIHVFAMIGVPVSSSQAIVGAVIGIGIIKNYESIQYKTATKVFSGWIITPAIAFSTSFLITFLSNLRLEV; encoded by the coding sequence ATGATACGATTGACAAGTTCCATACTTCTGGGGTGGGGTCTGGGGGCTAACGACTCAGCAAACATCTTCGGCACAGCCGTCGCATCGCGCGTTGTCCCCTACACTACGGCAATTGTGCTGTCATCGATTTTCATTCTTGCCGGAGCCTTATTTCAGGGACAAGCCGGAGTGGAAACCATCAGCACTTTTTCAGGGCAGGGACAAAACATCGCCTTTATTACCTCTCTCAGCGCAGCCATTGCAGTCATTATTCTTACCTTGTTAAAGCTTCCTATCAGCACCTCTCAGGCTGTCGTTGGTGCCATCCTTGGCGTTCAGATCTTTGGGTCAACCTTTTTGGACCTCCCTCCGGTGCAATACGGCGAACTCTTCACCATACTTATCTGCTGGCTTGCAACCCCCGTGGGAGGACTTTTCTTTACCTTGCTCTTCTACCATCTATTGCACACCCTCTTTCAAAAGATACAACCAGACCTTTGTACAAGTGACCTCATCGTTCGATATGGGCTCATTATAGCGGGTTGTTATGGAGCATACGCCCTTGGTGCAAACAATGTTGCCAATGTCACCGGCGTGTATACGGGAGAAGACAATCTTCTCACCCCCTTTACCGCCACGCTTCTTGGCGGAATCAGCATTGCCGTGGGAGTGCTTACATACAGCCGCCATGTTATGATGACCATTGGAAAGAACATCATCCCCCTTGACGCATTTTCAGCCCTTGTGACGGTGCTCTCCCATGGTGCAACCATTCATGTTTTTGCCATGATAGGTGTACCCGTATCAAGTTCACAGGCCATTGTCGGCGCCGTCATTGGCATTGGAATCATTAAAAACTATGAGTCTATTCAATACAAAACTGCCACCAAGGTTTTTTCTGGCTGGATTATAACCCCTGCCATCGCCTTCTCCACATCATTTCTCATCACATTTCTCTCAAATCTCAGACTGGAAGTATAG
- a CDS encoding biosynthetic peptidoglycan transglycosylase, translated as MKKHTKIALISALCVGFLLSPLIIYWTGHIWIHAYARRWAEKLITMDAQGLLSTNFGAAWHHIAYEDKMEQELQRITGTSTPQSLTRATGIPLEDYPSISVVERLNRISDLSNRICIRDRHKDTLAIIQTDHVRTPYDSLPETFVGALVAAEDQHFFSNPYGFEYNSFVRSIVVALQESITTLSLSQPRGTSTLTQQVAKMFVSHLDSEGQRYVARSVDRKIQELRLAAALRKKYEPEEILEVYVNHCMTSSYGLVGIADISQGLWGKTVSELTDAESVYLSRMVKWGMNYPERIAAQCRIDMPRIAEYLGWSPAYADTVLAEIENLTFSRPRRIHSDHPHLIDLANRYWQKFLLQEGYAEEELHNFDLLKPTSLIRRQGNLTIDLTIDGGVQKTLEQLVRNRGFGGDTTIVTRARVGSFGEDITRTTPPKDTLNTKTILTTDSLFTEHDRPAATHLTAGDTVITNIRYRALGDSQYRRSVFHYAHLPVRVDGQFFAYAMMDARTGELLATYSRDQIGSENASLFKRRLPNGSALAKPILNALLFDLELFKPHDRWSDTTCADDPDLPWHRTFYPTERGGWFRFHSVAQGAPPYDVHNYGQRIGGEDFLFNHLTRSNNILGVESAYRLSAEVFTPESTLNREYFNHGQFLYNIDQYETLRETFAGREITGIRLYKELCRILGVSVDHINDSLYSAALGTIELSLLEQMHLFNMLYDNTLRENPAEDPSLFVQEISLDGTSYPIHSQAVRYHPFRTTNSLRPTLLGLHKRLINTPADNLTHADLPLQEVSRHPQEPTSSYSPKAYSLSEPLSNFAKSGTTNNILRPFNAPSWSTERTTYGNWNAVLRLDMGKISPQRSDTIDVTIACIAEGNREYTGPTDGKSLHRYLTAALLHTAGTGVRRGYYHYYERYLRSIAQGE; from the coding sequence ATGAAAAAACATACAAAAATTGCTCTCATAAGCGCTCTCTGTGTTGGCTTTCTACTCTCACCACTTATCATATACTGGACAGGGCATATTTGGATACACGCCTATGCACGCCGCTGGGCGGAAAAACTCATTACCATGGATGCGCAAGGACTTCTTTCTACCAACTTCGGTGCCGCCTGGCATCACATTGCCTACGAAGACAAGATGGAACAAGAACTCCAACGCATAACCGGCACCTCAACACCGCAATCTCTCACACGAGCAACGGGAATTCCCCTTGAAGATTACCCCTCGATTAGCGTTGTTGAGCGGCTCAATCGCATAAGTGACCTTTCTAATCGCATCTGTATTCGTGACCGACACAAAGACACCCTTGCAATCATTCAAACAGATCACGTGCGTACCCCCTACGACTCCCTGCCAGAAACATTCGTGGGGGCACTTGTTGCCGCAGAGGACCAACACTTTTTTAGTAACCCCTATGGATTTGAATACAATAGTTTTGTTCGCTCCATTGTGGTAGCGCTGCAAGAAAGCATCACCACCCTCTCACTCTCCCAACCCCGAGGTACCTCAACCCTTACACAACAAGTAGCCAAAATGTTTGTCTCGCACCTTGATTCAGAGGGGCAACGCTACGTAGCACGCTCGGTGGATCGAAAAATTCAAGAGCTTCGCCTTGCGGCAGCACTGCGAAAAAAATATGAGCCTGAAGAAATACTTGAAGTATATGTAAACCACTGTATGACATCTTCATACGGCCTTGTTGGTATTGCAGATATTTCCCAGGGGCTTTGGGGAAAAACCGTGTCTGAGCTCACAGACGCTGAGAGCGTGTATCTATCGCGCATGGTAAAGTGGGGTATGAACTACCCTGAACGAATCGCTGCACAATGCCGAATTGACATGCCCCGTATTGCCGAGTATTTGGGGTGGAGCCCCGCCTATGCAGACACGGTTCTTGCGGAAATAGAGAACCTGACATTTTCACGCCCCCGCCGCATTCATTCAGACCATCCACATCTCATTGATCTTGCAAACAGGTATTGGCAGAAATTCCTGCTCCAAGAAGGGTACGCTGAAGAGGAGCTCCACAATTTTGATCTTCTCAAACCAACCTCTCTTATCCGACGACAGGGAAATCTCACCATAGACCTTACCATTGATGGAGGGGTACAGAAAACGCTGGAGCAATTGGTACGAAACCGAGGTTTTGGTGGTGACACAACCATTGTCACCCGTGCACGGGTTGGCAGTTTTGGCGAAGATATTACACGCACCACGCCCCCGAAAGACACCCTCAATACAAAAACGATCCTTACCACAGACTCCCTCTTTACCGAGCACGACCGCCCCGCCGCCACGCACCTTACTGCAGGAGACACCGTAATTACGAATATCCGATACCGTGCCCTGGGAGACTCGCAGTATCGCCGCAGCGTGTTCCACTACGCCCATCTCCCGGTGCGAGTAGATGGGCAGTTTTTTGCCTACGCCATGATGGATGCACGTACAGGAGAGCTTCTTGCAACCTACTCACGAGATCAAATCGGCTCAGAAAACGCAAGTCTTTTCAAACGACGTCTCCCCAATGGATCTGCCTTGGCAAAGCCAATTCTCAACGCCCTGCTCTTTGACCTTGAATTATTTAAACCCCACGATCGGTGGTCCGATACGACATGTGCTGATGACCCAGATCTACCGTGGCATCGAACTTTCTACCCAACAGAACGTGGAGGTTGGTTCAGATTCCATTCTGTTGCACAAGGCGCGCCCCCCTATGATGTCCACAACTATGGACAACGAATAGGAGGAGAAGACTTTCTTTTTAATCATCTCACACGCTCAAACAACATCCTTGGCGTTGAAAGTGCCTATCGCCTCTCGGCGGAAGTGTTTACCCCAGAGAGCACCCTCAACAGAGAATATTTCAATCATGGACAGTTTCTTTACAACATTGATCAATACGAAACACTTCGTGAGACCTTTGCAGGACGTGAGATCACAGGTATTCGCCTGTACAAAGAGCTCTGCCGTATTCTCGGGGTATCCGTCGACCATATCAATGACTCCCTGTACTCTGCCGCTTTGGGAACCATTGAGTTGTCTCTTCTGGAACAGATGCACTTATTCAACATGCTCTATGATAACACCTTACGAGAAAATCCCGCCGAAGACCCATCCCTCTTTGTTCAAGAAATTTCTCTCGACGGCACCTCCTACCCCATACATTCTCAGGCTGTACGGTACCACCCCTTTCGAACCACAAACTCCCTTCGTCCAACCCTTTTGGGACTGCATAAGCGATTGATCAACACCCCCGCAGACAACTTAACCCATGCAGACCTCCCCCTGCAGGAAGTTTCACGCCACCCGCAAGAGCCGACTTCGTCATACTCCCCCAAAGCCTACAGCCTATCAGAGCCTCTTTCAAATTTTGCCAAAAGTGGAACCACAAATAATATCCTTCGCCCTTTTAATGCGCCTTCATGGTCAACAGAACGAACCACCTATGGCAATTGGAATGCCGTCCTCCGTCTTGACATGGGAAAAATATCACCGCAACGATCAGACACCATAGACGTTACCATCGCTTGCATTGCTGAAGGAAACCGAGAATACACCGGACCAACAGATGGCAAAAGCCTGCATCGCTATCTCACCGCAGCCCTGCTTCACACCGCTGGAACGGGAGTACGACGCGGCTATTACCACTACTATGAAAGATACCTGCGCAGCATAGCGCAGGGTGAATAA
- a CDS encoding peroxiredoxin, translating into MFIACAASQDLISPGASAPSFSLESDTGDTLSLEELHADGYLVIVFYPGNNTPVCTRQLCELRDSYEELLSHNAQVVGVNNDSREAHAEFRRENNYPFPLLRDTDNRVAHAYGTARRRGVRRSVVVIDGEGTVVYAWPGRPSVEEILGKITG; encoded by the coding sequence GTGTTCATTGCATGTGCTGCGTCACAAGATCTTATTTCTCCCGGTGCATCAGCCCCGTCCTTTTCTCTCGAGAGCGATACGGGAGACACCCTGTCCCTTGAGGAGCTGCATGCTGATGGCTATCTTGTTATTGTATTTTACCCGGGTAATAACACGCCCGTTTGTACACGCCAGCTCTGTGAGCTTCGTGATTCCTACGAAGAGCTTTTGTCCCATAATGCCCAGGTGGTGGGAGTAAACAACGATTCCCGTGAAGCCCATGCGGAATTTCGTCGTGAAAACAACTACCCCTTTCCGCTCCTGCGCGATACGGATAATCGGGTTGCCCATGCGTATGGGACAGCTCGCCGCCGTGGAGTTCGTCGCTCTGTTGTGGTAATCGATGGCGAGGGAACCGTGGTATATGCGTGGCCTGGACGCCCTTCTGTTGAGGAGATTCTCGGAAAAATTACGGGGTAA
- a CDS encoding metal-dependent transcriptional regulator, with protein MEETLSSSLEDYLETILELVEENSVARVKDISDRLGVKRSSVTVALRNLSERGLVHYAPYSVITLTSKGDGIAKCISCKHTYLRLFFKELLGLDDAMAEKIACRLEHGFDSSAFIRFRAFIDIVKERFDLTDLHAEIDTAAEGSLEDCLCGGGAPFGEERPHLCALADCQEGDRGVVRSLYLQEGELNMLADMGIVAERQVRVITNDRAAGNITVAGVDTKCTLDYETARHILLAIQ; from the coding sequence GTGGAAGAGACCTTGTCATCCTCCCTTGAGGATTATTTAGAGACAATTCTGGAATTAGTGGAAGAAAATTCTGTTGCCCGTGTTAAGGATATCTCCGATCGACTGGGAGTAAAACGTTCCTCTGTGACCGTTGCCCTGCGAAATTTGTCTGAACGCGGACTGGTACATTATGCGCCCTATTCTGTAATCACTCTTACATCGAAGGGGGATGGAATTGCAAAATGTATTAGTTGTAAGCACACCTATCTTCGTCTTTTCTTTAAGGAACTTCTTGGTCTTGATGATGCCATGGCAGAAAAAATTGCCTGTCGTCTAGAGCACGGCTTTGATTCTTCTGCCTTTATTCGTTTTCGTGCCTTTATTGATATTGTGAAGGAGCGGTTTGACCTCACTGATCTACACGCAGAAATTGATACTGCAGCAGAAGGTAGTCTTGAGGATTGTCTTTGCGGTGGGGGTGCCCCCTTTGGCGAAGAGAGACCCCATCTTTGTGCTCTTGCAGATTGTCAAGAGGGGGATCGTGGTGTTGTGCGCTCTCTGTATCTTCAAGAAGGGGAGTTGAATATGCTGGCAGATATGGGGATTGTGGCGGAACGGCAGGTTCGTGTTATTACGAACGATCGCGCGGCGGGAAATATCACCGTAGCCGGGGTAGATACGAAATGTACCCTCGATTATGAAACGGCGCGTCATATTCTTCTTGCCATCCAGTAA
- the rpsO gene encoding 30S ribosomal protein S15, with protein MSITTEKKAELIREFGAGEADSGNACVQVAILTERIKNLTGHVKANKKDHDTRRSLMMLIGKRKRLLKYLREREIETYRELLKRLNLKR; from the coding sequence ATGTCAATTACAACTGAAAAAAAAGCAGAGTTGATACGTGAGTTTGGCGCAGGTGAAGCTGATTCAGGTAATGCCTGTGTACAAGTGGCCATACTGACGGAGAGAATAAAAAATCTTACCGGGCATGTGAAGGCAAACAAAAAGGATCACGATACGCGGCGGAGTCTTATGATGCTTATCGGAAAGAGAAAGCGTTTGCTGAAATATCTTCGTGAGCGTGAAATCGAAACGTATCGAGAGCTTCTGAAGCGATTGAACCTAAAACGATAA